In Sulfitobacter sp. M39, the following proteins share a genomic window:
- a CDS encoding L,D-transpeptidase family protein has product MAGFLGAAATALTLFTAPQPAFAQVTAFKQAVAEAAARDEDIAAYYRTHGYAPIWTEATETQRARRAALMSAIRAADLHGLPVARYDPQGLMDKLKNAQTPRDRGLAEVELTRVFLQYARDLQTGVLVPSRIDPSIVREVPYRDRQTYITDFISSDPTPFLRNLRPRTMEYNALMREKLRMEHLLTQGGWGPAVPASSLKPGAQGTQVVALRNRLMSMGYLKRSNVMTYDATLQEAVRSFQKDHGLNEDGVAGSGTMAEINKSVETRLQSVIVAMERERWLNKERGARHVLVNIPAFTASVVDNGQVTFETRSVVGANQSDRLTPEFSDVMEYIVINPTWTVPRSIVTKEYLPSMQRNPNAAGHIDLIDNRGRIISRGSVNFSRYTARTFPYGMRQKPGRTNALGLVKFIFPNKYNIYLHDTPSKSLFDRDVRAFSHGCVRLADPFDFAYTLLAPQAADPVAYFKRQLATGRETFVHLDTEVPVHIIYRTAFTTPRGHTQYRADIYGRDGRIWDALSKAGVALGAVQG; this is encoded by the coding sequence ATGGCCGGTTTTCTGGGGGCTGCTGCCACAGCTCTGACTCTCTTTACCGCGCCGCAACCCGCTTTTGCGCAGGTGACCGCGTTCAAACAGGCCGTTGCCGAAGCCGCCGCGCGGGATGAGGATATCGCCGCCTACTACCGGACCCACGGCTATGCGCCGATCTGGACCGAAGCGACAGAGACACAGCGTGCCCGACGTGCCGCACTTATGTCGGCGATCCGCGCGGCTGATCTGCACGGGCTGCCCGTTGCTCGCTATGACCCGCAAGGGTTGATGGACAAGCTTAAGAACGCGCAGACCCCGCGGGATCGCGGGCTGGCCGAGGTCGAGTTGACCCGCGTCTTCCTGCAATACGCCCGTGATCTGCAAACCGGTGTGCTGGTGCCGTCGCGCATTGATCCGTCCATCGTGCGCGAAGTGCCATACCGCGACCGTCAGACCTATATCACCGATTTCATTTCTTCCGATCCCACACCGTTCCTGCGCAATCTGCGCCCGCGGACGATGGAGTATAACGCCCTGATGCGTGAAAAGCTGCGGATGGAGCATTTGCTGACCCAAGGCGGTTGGGGGCCCGCGGTGCCTGCATCCTCGCTCAAGCCCGGGGCGCAAGGCACGCAAGTGGTCGCGCTGCGTAACCGGTTGATGTCGATGGGGTATCTGAAACGGTCCAACGTGATGACCTATGACGCCACTTTGCAAGAAGCGGTGCGCAGCTTTCAAAAAGATCACGGGCTGAACGAGGACGGCGTTGCCGGCTCCGGCACCATGGCCGAGATCAACAAGAGCGTCGAGACGCGGCTGCAATCCGTCATCGTCGCGATGGAGCGTGAACGCTGGTTGAACAAGGAACGCGGCGCACGTCACGTGCTGGTCAATATCCCAGCCTTTACCGCGTCCGTCGTCGACAACGGGCAGGTCACCTTCGAGACACGCTCGGTCGTGGGGGCGAACCAATCGGACCGCCTGACGCCTGAATTCTCGGATGTGATGGAATATATCGTCATCAACCCGACCTGGACGGTGCCGCGGTCGATCGTGACCAAGGAATATCTGCCGTCGATGCAGCGCAACCCCAATGCCGCGGGTCATATTGATCTGATCGATAACCGCGGCCGGATCATCAGCCGTGGGTCGGTGAACTTTAGCCGTTATACAGCGCGCACCTTCCCCTATGGCATGCGCCAAAAGCCGGGGCGGACCAATGCGCTTGGGCTGGTGAAGTTCATTTTCCCCAACAAATACAACATCTACCTGCACGACACGCCCTCCAAGAGCCTGTTTGACCGCGACGTTCGTGCCTTTAGCCACGGCTGCGTGCGGCTCGCCGATCCGTTTGATTTCGCCTATACGCTGCTGGCCCCGCAAGCGGCTGACCCTGTCGCCTATTTCAAACGGCAACTGGCCACAGGCCGCGAGACTTTCGTTCATCTTGATACCGAAGTGCCGGTCCACATCATCTACCGTACTGCCTTCACCACGCCGCGCGGCCATACGCAGTATCGCGCCGATATCTATGGTCGCGATGGCCGTATCTGGGATGCGCTAAGCAAGGCGGGGGTGGCATTGGGCGCGGTTCAGGGTTAA